In one Arenibacter antarcticus genomic region, the following are encoded:
- a CDS encoding glycoside hydrolase family 2 protein — MISKKILYLLIALGFSVQLYPQKTKVVHLSGTDAANTVEWDFYCTDGQNSKKWSKIAVPSNWELQGFGTYNYGHDWKNKDKKLGLEHGLYKHTFTVPENWKGKTINIVFDGSMTDTKVKINGKSAGTTHQGGFTRFKYDISKLLKYGQTNLLEVDVAKQSENESINRAERQADFWIFGGIYRPVFLEILPKIHVTRAAIDAKADGALKVLIAVNNPKLNYSVTVHLYDLKGNKIHTEHLGYLKKGNSEEIFSTKFNNIKSWNPEWPTLYDITFELKHENSVLHEVTKRIGFRTIELRQHDGFYINEEKVIFKGVNRHSFWPETGRSLSEENHLEDIRLMKEMNMNAVRMSHYVPDKRFLELCDSLGIFVLNEVTGWQDGYDTLVGPKMIKEVVLKDENHPSVIIWAHGNEGGWNFANEKWIHYWDIQKRPVIYPWLLRNGVDTSHYPEYNYATGRLVSGIDPFMATELLHGLYDGG; from the coding sequence ATGATATCCAAGAAAATACTTTATTTATTAATAGCCCTTGGGTTTTCCGTACAATTATATCCCCAGAAAACAAAGGTGGTACATCTTTCTGGCACCGACGCTGCCAATACCGTTGAGTGGGATTTCTATTGCACGGATGGCCAAAATAGTAAAAAATGGTCTAAAATAGCTGTTCCTTCCAATTGGGAATTGCAAGGTTTTGGCACTTACAACTATGGGCACGATTGGAAAAACAAGGATAAGAAATTGGGCTTGGAACACGGGCTGTACAAACATACATTTACTGTTCCCGAAAATTGGAAAGGCAAAACTATCAATATTGTTTTTGATGGCTCCATGACCGACACCAAGGTTAAGATAAACGGAAAGTCTGCAGGAACAACACATCAGGGAGGTTTTACCAGGTTTAAATATGACATCAGCAAATTATTAAAATATGGCCAGACCAACTTATTGGAAGTTGATGTAGCCAAACAATCCGAAAACGAATCGATAAACCGTGCCGAAAGACAGGCCGATTTTTGGATTTTCGGAGGTATTTACCGTCCAGTTTTTCTAGAGATACTTCCTAAAATCCATGTAACCCGTGCGGCTATAGACGCTAAAGCGGATGGGGCCTTGAAGGTTCTAATTGCGGTCAACAACCCTAAATTGAACTATTCGGTCACAGTCCATCTTTATGATTTAAAAGGCAATAAAATCCATACAGAACATTTAGGCTATTTAAAGAAAGGCAACTCAGAAGAAATTTTTTCGACGAAGTTTAACAACATTAAATCCTGGAATCCCGAATGGCCCACTTTGTACGACATTACCTTTGAATTAAAGCATGAAAATTCGGTTTTACATGAAGTTACAAAACGGATTGGTTTTCGTACAATAGAACTTCGCCAACATGATGGATTTTATATAAATGAAGAAAAAGTAATCTTCAAAGGCGTCAATCGACACTCCTTCTGGCCCGAAACAGGACGCAGTCTGAGTGAGGAAAATCACCTCGAGGACATTAGACTAATGAAAGAGATGAATATGAATGCAGTGCGTATGTCACATTATGTTCCCGACAAGCGTTTCCTTGAATTGTGCGATTCCCTTGGCATTTTTGTATTGAATGAAGTTACCGGTTGGCAGGATGGTTACGATACCCTTGTAGGTCCTAAAATGATAAAAGAAGTTGTATTAAAAGATGAAAATCACCCCAGTGTGATAATTTGGGCCCATGGCAACGAGGGAGGCTGGAATTTTGCCAATGAAAAATGGATCCACTATTGGGATATCCAAAAACGCCCAGTAATTTATCCATGGTTACTGCGTAACGGAGTAGATACCAGTCATTATCCCGAATATAATTATGCTACTGGAAGGTTAGTTTCCGGCATCGATCCCTTTATGGCCACTGAGCTATTACATGGTCTTTATGATGGGGGCTAG
- a CDS encoding M14 family zinc carboxypeptidase: MSSTKVSRRNFIVKTGFISASVTLFPSLIPVKSFGISPSFNQKIFVSTNFVNGGGKVTIQDEELNIIRISAHDEGEGGWSKIWWHFMVAGINLKDEIILELELGAGANNQLFFSYDQKNWGLTNAGEIKSIDDKDFIVVKHIIRGEKTWFSYDLPYTPEHINAILAEKVKTYPDIKTLDFCKTKKGRQVSAFLLKNTGPDSDFKYGIWLQARAHAFESGSSWVLHELMCWLMSNGTEAKALRSISQIFILPIVDVDSVVEGRTGKNQKPHDHNRGWDKESSFWPEMTESKLQLAQWAKNGKMDLFIDFHGPGNSSHPYFIVPLAKDLSSAKQRQNRLNFFQSLDARPINEMNKLTQSMTQFYFSERVEIKGKENAVKWVNENTTDNVVSLTLEVNMGTPLSTQSGYRAEAIALGEAISKYFINKHHQK; the protein is encoded by the coding sequence ATGTCCAGCACTAAAGTAAGTAGACGAAATTTCATAGTGAAAACTGGTTTCATTTCAGCTTCCGTCACGCTATTTCCAAGCTTAATTCCGGTGAAATCATTTGGTATAAGTCCAAGTTTTAATCAGAAAATATTCGTTTCAACCAATTTTGTCAACGGTGGTGGAAAAGTTACTATCCAGGATGAAGAGTTGAACATTATCCGAATTAGCGCTCATGATGAAGGTGAGGGGGGTTGGAGCAAAATCTGGTGGCATTTTATGGTAGCGGGAATTAACCTTAAAGATGAAATTATTCTTGAGTTGGAATTGGGGGCAGGGGCAAATAATCAATTGTTTTTTAGTTATGACCAGAAAAATTGGGGACTTACCAATGCTGGGGAAATAAAAAGTATAGACGACAAAGACTTTATTGTTGTTAAACATATCATTAGAGGGGAAAAAACATGGTTTTCCTATGATTTGCCTTATACGCCCGAGCACATTAACGCTATTCTGGCCGAAAAGGTAAAGACTTATCCGGACATCAAAACTCTAGATTTTTGCAAAACAAAAAAAGGAAGACAGGTCAGCGCATTTCTACTCAAAAATACAGGGCCTGATTCAGATTTTAAGTATGGCATTTGGCTGCAGGCCAGAGCACATGCCTTTGAATCGGGAAGTAGTTGGGTCTTGCATGAACTTATGTGCTGGTTAATGTCCAATGGCACAGAGGCCAAAGCATTAAGGAGTATTTCACAAATATTTATTTTGCCCATTGTAGATGTCGATTCTGTTGTGGAAGGTAGAACAGGAAAGAATCAGAAACCACACGACCATAACCGTGGATGGGACAAGGAATCATCATTCTGGCCTGAAATGACCGAATCTAAGTTACAACTAGCGCAATGGGCCAAAAATGGAAAAATGGATTTATTCATTGATTTTCATGGTCCGGGAAATTCTAGCCACCCCTACTTTATTGTGCCTTTAGCAAAGGATTTGTCCAGTGCAAAACAACGACAAAATAGGTTGAATTTTTTCCAAAGCTTGGATGCAAGGCCAATCAATGAAATGAATAAGTTGACACAGTCTATGACCCAATTTTATTTCAGTGAGCGTGTAGAAATAAAAGGCAAGGAAAACGCGGTTAAATGGGTAAATGAAAATACAACGGACAATGTTGTTTCCTTGACCTTGGAGGTGAATATGGGCACTCCCTTAAGTACACAATCCGGTTATAGGGCGGAGGCTATTGCACTAGGAGAGGCAATATCAAAATATTTTATAAATAAACACCATCAAAAATGA
- a CDS encoding exo-alpha-sialidase, translated as MKRIIYFLPVLVLMIISCKNKVEKNSVTEETKSSNDITGNFTLPPLSQPGQGAYLSGELIYPLDNKPTPECHASTIAETPTGLVSAFFAGTHEKNPDVGIWVSRMEDGKWTWPVEVVNGVQSDTLRYPTWNPVLFQPAEGPLMLFYKVGPDPRTWWGMVMTSPDGGKTWSKPEKMGSDEKIGHLLGPIKNKPIQLADGTIISPTSAEYKLEDGDVDWMVHFEISKDNGKTWEVVGPINDGKEFDAIQPSILTYPNGKMQVLCRTRQNVISQSWSDDQGQTWSKMTATELPNPNSGTDAVTLEDGRQLLIYNHTTREGEEPKGRNMINLAISDDGISWKPVMTLENVPAESGYSYPAIIQTADGLVHITYTYVRQSVKHVVIDPKQL; from the coding sequence ATGAAACGTATAATTTATTTCCTTCCAGTTTTGGTTCTAATGATTATCTCCTGTAAGAATAAAGTGGAGAAAAACAGCGTAACCGAAGAAACCAAAAGCAGCAATGACATTACAGGTAATTTCACTTTACCTCCATTATCCCAACCAGGGCAAGGTGCTTACCTTAGTGGGGAATTAATCTACCCTTTAGACAACAAACCTACCCCGGAATGCCACGCCTCTACCATAGCGGAAACCCCAACTGGTCTTGTGAGTGCTTTTTTTGCAGGTACCCATGAGAAAAATCCCGATGTTGGTATTTGGGTATCAAGAATGGAGGATGGGAAATGGACATGGCCGGTAGAAGTAGTCAATGGAGTACAAAGTGACACCCTCCGCTATCCAACCTGGAACCCTGTTCTTTTTCAGCCTGCTGAAGGGCCTCTTATGTTGTTTTATAAGGTGGGGCCTGACCCTAGAACATGGTGGGGAATGGTAATGACTTCTCCGGATGGTGGAAAAACTTGGTCCAAACCGGAAAAAATGGGCTCTGACGAAAAAATTGGTCACCTACTGGGGCCCATCAAAAACAAACCCATCCAATTGGCCGACGGAACCATAATCTCACCCACTAGTGCCGAATATAAATTGGAAGATGGCGATGTAGATTGGATGGTGCACTTTGAAATAAGCAAAGACAATGGAAAAACTTGGGAGGTTGTAGGCCCTATAAATGACGGAAAGGAATTTGATGCCATCCAACCTAGCATTCTCACCTATCCAAATGGTAAAATGCAGGTATTGTGTAGAACAAGACAAAATGTAATCTCCCAAAGCTGGTCCGATGACCAAGGCCAGACCTGGAGTAAAATGACCGCTACCGAACTTCCCAACCCAAATTCTGGCACGGACGCTGTGACCTTAGAAGATGGAAGGCAGTTGTTAATATATAATCACACCACAAGAGAGGGAGAAGAACCTAAGGGTAGAAATATGATTAATCTGGCCATATCCGATGACGGCATTAGTTGGAAACCCGTAATGACCTTGGAAAATGTCCCAGCAGAATCAGGATATTCCTACCCGGCTATTATTCAGACCGCCGATGGGTTGGTTCATATCACCTATACGTACGTAAGACAGTCCGTAAAACATGTGGTAATAGACCCAAAGCAATTGTAG
- a CDS encoding L-fucose isomerase, with the protein MKNNHNHLGAIPKVGIRPVIDARLGGIRESLEQTTMAMAQRVADFLSANLKNYNGTNVECVIADTTIGRVPEAQKCEEKFLREGVGLSITVTSCWCYGTETIDMNPTRPKAIWGFNGTERPGAVYLAAALAGHAQKGVPAFSIYGKEVQDSDDENIPEDVQKLLLKFTKAGLAVAMMNGKSYLSIGSVSMGIAGSIISEDFFQNYLGMRNEYVDMSEVNRRLQHNIFDPEEFKKALKWTKEHCEEGKNYNAKDLQKSRERMDEEWETVVKMTLISRDLMIGNPKLAALGFGEEALGHGAIAAGFQGQRQWNDYMPNGDFMEAILNSSFDWSGIRPPYMMATENDSLNGISMLFGYLLTNQAQMFSDVRTFWSPTSIERVTGHKLQGKAANGIIHLINSGSSTLDGTGQQEKNGKPAMKPYWEISEQEAEKCLEATDWPPAMYEYFGGGGYSSHFVTKGEMPVTMCRINVVKGLGPVMQIVEGWTVALPEEVHKTLDERTNPTWPTTWFAPKLNNDQAFKDVYSVMNNWGANHGAFSYGHFGDEIITLCSMLRIPVNMHNVEPERIFRPKDWASFGMDQEAADYRACENYGPIY; encoded by the coding sequence ATGAAAAACAACCACAACCATTTAGGAGCTATACCAAAAGTAGGAATTAGACCCGTAATCGATGCCCGTTTAGGTGGTATTAGAGAGTCCTTGGAGCAGACCACCATGGCCATGGCACAAAGGGTAGCCGACTTTCTTTCCGCTAACCTAAAGAACTATAATGGGACAAATGTAGAATGTGTTATTGCCGACACCACCATTGGTCGGGTACCTGAAGCACAAAAATGTGAGGAAAAATTCCTTAGAGAGGGCGTTGGACTATCTATAACAGTCACCTCATGCTGGTGTTACGGAACGGAAACCATAGATATGAATCCCACACGCCCAAAAGCCATATGGGGATTTAACGGCACAGAAAGACCAGGAGCCGTTTACTTAGCGGCGGCTTTGGCCGGACATGCCCAAAAAGGAGTCCCAGCTTTTAGCATCTATGGCAAGGAGGTACAGGATAGCGATGATGAAAACATTCCAGAAGATGTGCAAAAGTTGTTATTGAAATTCACTAAAGCCGGACTTGCAGTGGCCATGATGAACGGTAAATCGTACCTATCCATAGGTTCTGTTTCCATGGGGATTGCGGGTTCTATAATTAGTGAAGACTTTTTTCAGAATTATTTGGGGATGCGAAACGAATATGTGGATATGAGCGAAGTAAACCGAAGGTTACAGCACAACATATTTGATCCGGAAGAATTTAAAAAAGCCTTAAAATGGACCAAAGAGCATTGTGAGGAAGGTAAAAATTACAATGCCAAAGACTTACAAAAATCAAGGGAACGCATGGATGAAGAATGGGAGACCGTGGTTAAAATGACCTTGATTTCGCGAGATTTAATGATTGGCAATCCAAAATTGGCCGCGTTAGGCTTTGGAGAGGAAGCCTTAGGACACGGTGCCATTGCAGCAGGATTCCAAGGTCAAAGACAATGGAACGATTATATGCCCAATGGCGACTTTATGGAAGCCATCCTAAATTCTTCTTTTGATTGGAGCGGAATTCGTCCTCCTTATATGATGGCTACCGAAAATGACAGCCTTAATGGCATCTCCATGCTATTTGGTTATCTATTGACCAATCAGGCACAAATGTTTTCCGATGTAAGAACCTTTTGGAGTCCGACTTCCATAGAAAGAGTTACTGGTCATAAGCTACAGGGTAAAGCGGCCAATGGAATAATCCACTTAATTAATTCGGGTTCTTCAACACTAGACGGCACGGGACAACAGGAAAAAAATGGGAAACCAGCCATGAAGCCCTACTGGGAAATATCGGAACAAGAAGCTGAAAAATGCTTGGAAGCTACAGACTGGCCTCCGGCGATGTACGAATATTTTGGAGGAGGAGGATACTCTTCCCATTTTGTCACTAAAGGCGAAATGCCGGTAACCATGTGCAGGATTAATGTGGTTAAAGGACTGGGGCCTGTTATGCAAATTGTAGAAGGATGGACGGTAGCACTTCCTGAAGAAGTACATAAAACATTGGATGAGAGGACCAATCCTACCTGGCCTACTACTTGGTTCGCTCCTAAATTAAACAATGATCAAGCTTTTAAGGATGTTTATAGTGTTATGAACAATTGGGGGGCCAACCATGGAGCTTTCAGCTATGGCCATTTTGGTGATGAAATAATAACCCTTTGTTCCATGTTAAGGATCCCAGTAAATATGCATAATGTGGAACCCGAAAGAATATTTAGACCCAAGGATTGGGCTTCTTTTGGAATGGATCAAGAAGCCGCAGATTATAGGGCATGTGAGAATTACGGACCGATCTATTAA
- a CDS encoding sialidase family protein: MKKIKFTLVITLLYIFCTTNFYGQLPQENVKHVKVYYEPGMFGGWPANHGVWNWGNEILVGFSKGHYKDLGPGRHNFDKEKPELHVLARSLDGGEHWAVEDPGAVDGDLVVPDNGSYHGVIRKDVQAPKPVPANRINFKNPNLAFTVRMTDHHGAESRIWYSYDRGHDWQGPFNLPNFNTPGIGARTDYIIDGENECMLFLTAAKANGKEGRVLCVKTMDGGKNWDFVSWIGPEPVGFSIMPASVRLSDKEILVTTRRREESGRFIDAFLSKDNGLTWNPLPNPVESCGDGNPPAMVKMKDGRICLIYGYRALEQDIKNNRDKSEIRAKISKDNGRTWSKDYVLRNDGSGKDLGYPRVVQRADGKIVALYYYMDKETGPERYIAATIWDPPAY; this comes from the coding sequence ATGAAGAAAATTAAATTCACCTTGGTCATAACACTTTTGTACATTTTCTGTACAACAAATTTCTATGGACAGCTACCACAGGAAAATGTTAAACATGTAAAAGTATATTACGAACCGGGCATGTTTGGTGGCTGGCCAGCAAACCATGGGGTATGGAATTGGGGCAATGAGATTTTAGTAGGTTTCTCAAAAGGTCACTACAAGGACTTAGGACCCGGCCGTCATAATTTTGACAAAGAAAAACCGGAGCTTCATGTGTTGGCCCGCAGTCTTGATGGCGGAGAGCATTGGGCTGTAGAGGACCCTGGAGCAGTAGATGGGGATCTCGTGGTTCCCGATAATGGAAGCTACCATGGGGTTATAAGAAAAGACGTACAAGCTCCTAAACCAGTTCCCGCTAATCGTATCAACTTTAAGAACCCCAATCTGGCATTTACGGTGCGTATGACGGACCACCACGGTGCCGAATCGCGCATTTGGTATTCCTATGACAGGGGCCATGATTGGCAAGGCCCGTTTAACTTGCCTAATTTTAATACGCCTGGGATTGGCGCACGGACCGACTATATTATTGATGGTGAAAATGAGTGTATGCTATTTCTTACCGCTGCCAAAGCCAACGGAAAAGAAGGTCGTGTACTATGTGTAAAAACAATGGATGGCGGTAAAAACTGGGACTTCGTTTCTTGGATCGGGCCCGAACCAGTGGGATTTTCCATCATGCCGGCTTCCGTGAGGTTATCCGACAAAGAAATATTGGTAACCACACGCAGAAGGGAAGAATCAGGCCGATTTATAGATGCCTTCCTGTCCAAAGACAATGGGTTAACCTGGAACCCCTTGCCCAATCCAGTGGAAAGCTGTGGAGATGGCAATCCTCCTGCCATGGTAAAAATGAAAGATGGAAGAATATGTCTGATCTATGGTTACAGGGCCTTGGAGCAAGATATCAAAAACAACCGAGACAAAAGTGAAATCAGGGCAAAGATTAGTAAGGACAATGGACGGACATGGAGCAAGGATTATGTGCTTCGTAATGACGGTTCCGGAAAAGATCTTGGCTATCCAAGAGTTGTGCAACGAGCGGACGGTAAAATAGTAGCCCTATATTATTATATGGATAAGGAAACTGGTCCGGAAAGATATATTGCTGCTACCATTTGGGATCCTCCAGCATATTAA
- a CDS encoding exo-alpha-sialidase has translation MKNRIQNLFISYQERSKSIMVISLFLVIGLGCKSQQNYPDPSTNPTSNLMLQGDWVQNPHDINFSDLPKIPYEHVVVSNVQEEGNSAEYIFSGKTFKGGVNQHSYLIFHANKFWLMWSEGPGVEDRVGQVVKYATSPDGIEWTEPKIMTPYLSNSSPTSEFYNTRNPKGMRWIARGFWLYNGELLALAASDEAAGFFGPSLELRAFKWDETTQMWKDDGLIMDDAINNFPPKKIPSGEWMMSRRSHDYKVKGVDFMVGGIDGKDSWKVFPVLGTTSELAAEEPYWWVLPDEKSLMALFRDNRQSGYLYRAFSTDNGRTWSKPIQTNFPDARSKFHGLRLSNGKYILVSNPHPTKRDPIALSISDDGMVFTKMGYLMGGRQIDYPNVIEHEGYILIAFSGTKQKIEVLKIKITDLEKLNMSGYDPKQ, from the coding sequence ATGAAAAACAGAATACAAAATCTATTCATCTCTTATCAAGAGAGATCTAAATCTATAATGGTCATTAGTCTGTTTTTGGTCATTGGTTTGGGCTGTAAAAGTCAGCAAAATTATCCCGACCCAAGTACTAATCCAACTTCAAATTTAATGTTGCAGGGAGACTGGGTTCAAAATCCACATGATATTAATTTTAGTGATCTTCCCAAGATTCCTTATGAACATGTGGTTGTGAGCAATGTACAGGAGGAAGGCAATAGCGCAGAATATATCTTTTCAGGTAAAACCTTTAAAGGAGGTGTAAATCAGCATAGTTATTTGATATTCCATGCGAATAAATTTTGGCTAATGTGGAGTGAGGGCCCAGGTGTGGAGGACCGAGTGGGGCAAGTGGTAAAATATGCCACAAGTCCAGACGGAATCGAATGGACCGAGCCTAAAATAATGACTCCGTATCTATCGAACTCAAGCCCTACATCAGAATTTTATAATACTAGAAACCCTAAAGGAATGCGCTGGATTGCAAGAGGTTTTTGGCTATATAACGGAGAACTTCTGGCGTTGGCGGCTTCAGATGAGGCAGCAGGATTTTTTGGACCAAGCCTTGAATTAAGGGCTTTTAAATGGGATGAGACTACCCAAATGTGGAAAGATGATGGTCTAATTATGGATGATGCTATAAATAACTTCCCTCCAAAAAAAATTCCTTCGGGAGAATGGATGATGTCAAGAAGATCCCATGACTACAAAGTAAAAGGAGTGGACTTTATGGTTGGTGGGATCGACGGAAAAGATAGTTGGAAAGTTTTTCCAGTTTTGGGCACGACTAGTGAATTAGCCGCAGAAGAGCCCTATTGGTGGGTTCTCCCGGATGAAAAAAGTCTCATGGCGCTGTTTCGCGATAATCGGCAAAGCGGATATTTATATAGGGCATTTTCTACAGATAACGGCCGTACTTGGTCGAAACCTATTCAAACTAATTTTCCCGATGCAAGATCCAAATTTCATGGTTTGAGATTGAGCAATGGAAAGTACATACTGGTTTCCAACCCCCACCCAACAAAACGAGATCCGATTGCCCTGTCCATTAGCGATGATGGCATGGTATTTACAAAAATGGGCTACTTAATGGGCGGGCGGCAAATAGATTACCCCAATGTAATTGAACACGAAGGATATATTTTGATTGCCTTTTCTGGAACCAAACAAAAAATAGAAGTCCTAAAAATAAAAATTACAGATTTGGAAAAATTAAATATGTCAGGTTACGATCCAAAACAATAG
- a CDS encoding VCBS repeat-containing protein: MFSKKSVIIGTVIISSLVSCSTDPSNKPVSSNNNNGIQKLEFNNPGLLVDLDVGFKSVPMPMDFDGDGDLDLLVSQSGSYVESGVFYYENISGNVDMPIFRYGERVSTERFRLGYDGKCFEVSEVDGQYHVLTPDKTNDQLLMYADVPENVFWKRVTLQIPATGHIQDTKYNTWKLIDFDDDSIYDLMCGLSSKYGDYLLFFRNNGSNESPQYEAPQKVLTASGEPIGHHLYLEVPLADYDHDGDLDYIAISDFSTIIYFKNKGNSKKYSYQEGQLLKYKDEPIQLYSLYGNATRLRAVDLNQDGFVDILAGDEDGKVSFLKNTGKIVDGIPEFLPPRFLQQEAKFVDVGALATPRVYDWDGDGLQDIISGNGAGDICFIKNLGGYLPKWDAPKPLEVAGVPIRIIPTEALPNTEEPHWGYTTIDVGDWDGDGLADILVNDHNGNIVWLKNIGSRKAPKLCKPKPIEVEWEGESQKPAWTPGVSVGKELLAPWRTSPFIMDVNQDGLNDLVMLDYEGYLVVYPRIKEGGSLKLGHPMRNFVFPDGNPILLNQLSGSSHGRLKITFADWDGDGLEDLVFSSKPAVDWMKNMGTKDGKMVLQYMGRVVSKTLMGHTDGPVVSDFNNDGVPDLLVGTETGVLYYWERPNHEITTTMTTTGKQQPAKYKYFKR, translated from the coding sequence ATGTTTTCTAAAAAAAGCGTTATTATTGGAACTGTAATTATTTCTTCCCTAGTGTCATGTAGTACTGACCCCAGTAATAAGCCCGTATCTTCTAACAATAACAATGGAATACAAAAGCTCGAATTCAACAATCCGGGTTTATTGGTAGATCTCGATGTGGGGTTTAAATCGGTACCAATGCCCATGGATTTTGATGGGGATGGGGATTTAGATCTACTCGTATCCCAATCAGGAAGCTATGTGGAATCTGGGGTGTTCTATTACGAAAACATTAGCGGAAATGTGGATATGCCAATTTTTAGATATGGAGAACGGGTTTCCACAGAAAGATTTCGACTAGGGTATGATGGAAAATGTTTTGAAGTATCCGAAGTTGATGGGCAGTATCATGTTTTAACTCCAGACAAAACAAATGATCAATTATTGATGTATGCCGATGTTCCCGAAAATGTATTTTGGAAACGCGTAACATTACAAATACCAGCCACAGGGCATATACAGGACACCAAATATAATACCTGGAAATTAATCGACTTTGACGATGATTCAATTTATGATTTAATGTGTGGCCTGTCCTCAAAGTATGGAGATTACCTACTTTTTTTTAGAAACAATGGCAGTAATGAATCCCCTCAATATGAGGCACCCCAAAAAGTGCTAACAGCATCTGGGGAACCCATAGGACATCATCTCTATTTGGAAGTCCCTTTGGCAGATTACGATCATGACGGGGATCTGGACTACATTGCTATAAGTGATTTTTCAACTATAATATACTTTAAAAATAAGGGGAATTCAAAAAAATATAGTTATCAAGAAGGGCAACTCTTAAAATATAAAGATGAACCAATACAATTGTATTCACTATATGGAAATGCTACTAGATTACGTGCAGTAGATTTAAATCAGGACGGTTTCGTGGATATCTTGGCAGGTGACGAAGACGGAAAGGTCTCCTTTTTGAAAAATACAGGTAAAATAGTGGATGGAATCCCAGAATTCCTGCCGCCTAGGTTCTTGCAACAAGAAGCCAAGTTCGTGGACGTAGGTGCTTTGGCCACGCCCCGTGTTTATGACTGGGATGGGGATGGACTCCAAGATATTATAAGTGGTAATGGAGCTGGTGATATTTGCTTTATCAAAAATTTGGGAGGATACCTCCCTAAATGGGATGCCCCTAAACCCTTAGAAGTGGCAGGAGTTCCTATAAGGATAATCCCGACCGAGGCACTACCCAATACCGAAGAACCGCATTGGGGCTATACCACCATTGATGTAGGCGATTGGGACGGTGATGGGTTAGCGGATATTCTAGTGAACGACCACAACGGAAATATCGTGTGGTTAAAAAACATTGGAAGTCGGAAAGCACCAAAACTTTGCAAACCAAAACCTATTGAGGTAGAGTGGGAAGGAGAATCACAAAAACCGGCATGGACACCTGGAGTCTCCGTAGGAAAGGAATTACTTGCACCTTGGCGGACTTCTCCGTTCATAATGGATGTAAACCAGGATGGACTTAACGATTTGGTCATGCTAGATTATGAAGGATATCTCGTTGTTTATCCTAGAATTAAGGAAGGGGGTTCCCTAAAATTGGGACATCCTATGCGTAATTTCGTCTTCCCCGATGGAAACCCTATTTTATTAAATCAATTAAGCGGTTCCAGCCATGGCAGGTTAAAAATAACATTTGCCGATTGGGATGGCGATGGCTTAGAAGATCTTGTCTTTTCCTCTAAACCTGCTGTGGATTGGATGAAAAACATGGGAACGAAAGACGGCAAAATGGTTCTGCAATACATGGGACGGGTGGTCTCCAAAACACTTATGGGCCATACCGATGGGCCAGTAGTGTCCGACTTTAACAACGACGGTGTTCCCGACCTATTGGTAGGAACGGAAACTGGGGTCTTATACTATTGGGAAAGACCTAATCACGAAATAACTACTACCATGACCACAACAGGAAAACAGCAACCCGCAAAATATAAATATTTTAAACGCTAG